The Planococcus versutus genome contains a region encoding:
- the fbpA gene encoding Fur-regulated basic protein FbpA, translating into MEQIPESKFTNKREGIIQGLVEKNIFKINGRQLYETSLYELMKTYTETNQVG; encoded by the coding sequence ATGGAACAAATACCAGAGTCGAAATTTACAAATAAACGTGAAGGCATCATTCAAGGTTTAGTGGAAAAAAATATTTTTAAGATTAATGGTAGACAATTATATGAAACTTCCCTTTATGAATTGATGAAAACGTATACCGAAACAAATCAAGTCGGATGA
- a CDS encoding TetR/AcrR family transcriptional regulator, producing the protein MNPKKQQILNAAYMLFINKGYNPSSIQDILDEAGVSKGTFYNYFGSKSECLMAIMESIGSEIRQQRLAAALGMLTNDPEVLAEQLYIRIKLNLEKNLFALYESIFYSQDPDLKAFSVKQYTLEMEWISSRIIDVFGKEAAPYALENAAFIHGYVQQLIHLWRLSSSEELPAEKLSAFVIRRLQASVTLQIASKDSFLKNVKLPSPTSAEAVSIEKLSSLFEAYTEKLKRYPSTQQLVYFLSTEIVADRPRKPLIESVLTTLANDKIIESELSVLVEQLWKHVAIMK; encoded by the coding sequence ATGAATCCTAAAAAACAACAAATATTAAATGCGGCTTATATGCTTTTTATTAATAAAGGCTATAACCCTTCTTCTATTCAAGATATACTCGATGAAGCTGGAGTATCAAAAGGAACTTTTTACAATTATTTCGGCTCTAAGTCAGAGTGTCTTATGGCCATTATGGAATCGATCGGCAGTGAAATTCGTCAACAGCGATTGGCAGCAGCACTTGGCATGCTGACGAATGATCCGGAGGTTTTGGCTGAACAATTGTATATACGTATTAAACTCAATCTCGAAAAAAATCTTTTTGCTCTTTACGAAAGCATTTTTTATTCACAAGATCCTGACCTTAAAGCCTTTTCTGTTAAACAATACACATTGGAAATGGAATGGATTTCTTCACGAATTATTGATGTTTTCGGCAAAGAAGCTGCACCTTACGCGTTAGAAAATGCCGCTTTTATTCATGGGTATGTGCAGCAATTGATTCATTTGTGGCGTCTTTCTTCTTCAGAAGAATTGCCTGCTGAAAAGCTGTCTGCTTTTGTCATTCGTCGTCTACAAGCAAGTGTTACTCTTCAAATCGCATCAAAAGATAGCTTTCTCAAGAATGTAAAATTGCCTTCTCCAACATCAGCTGAAGCTGTCAGTATCGAAAAGCTCTCTTCTTTGTTTGAAGCTTATACCGAAAAGCTAAAGCGTTATCCAAGCACACAGCAACTGGTTTATTTTTTATCAACAGAAATCGTCGCAGATCGTCCAAGAAAACCATTGATTGAAAGTGTCCTGACTACGTTAGCAAATGATAAAATTATTGAATCTGAATTATCCGTACTAGTTGAACAATTATGGAAGCATGTAGCTATTATGAAATAA
- a CDS encoding MDR family MFS transporter — MTEQKKTPYGIIAILFTGAFVAIFNQTLLNIALPEIMIDLNIEASTAQWLVTGYMLINGILIPASAYFIQRYSNRSIFIVAMSLFALGTLLAAIAPAFSVLLIGRMVQASGAALMMPLLMNVMLAAFPVEKRGSAMGVFGLVMVVAPAIGPTLSGFIVEHYSWRVLFWIVLPVALVPLLLGIFKLKNLTFQDRKISLDKASLALSSLGFGGVLYGFSSAGTLGWNSLTVIVTITVGIVSLIIFGLRQLKLDEPLLEIRIYKYPMFALSSAISIALSMSMFSAMILMPIYIQTIKGISPIDSGLLMLPGALIMGFMSPVTGRLFDRFGAKVLAIPGLSLVVITTYMFSQLSLDSSYVNIMLIYTVRMLGISMVMMPVMTNGLNTLPIKAYPHGTAINNTLQQVAGAVGSAFLITIMNTRTSSAAKTLAANGTTPEDIQHLAMLDGINFAFFVSTFIALVSLILAFFIKKPVRPVTEAEKEIVYRRTEVTE, encoded by the coding sequence ATGACAGAACAGAAAAAAACGCCTTATGGCATTATAGCCATTTTATTCACCGGAGCATTCGTAGCCATTTTTAACCAGACCTTATTAAACATTGCATTGCCTGAAATAATGATTGATTTAAATATTGAAGCGTCAACAGCACAATGGCTCGTAACCGGCTATATGTTGATAAATGGAATTTTGATTCCTGCGAGTGCGTATTTTATCCAACGCTATTCCAACCGCTCGATATTTATTGTAGCGATGTCTTTGTTTGCACTCGGAACCCTATTGGCGGCTATAGCGCCGGCATTTAGTGTTTTGTTAATTGGAAGAATGGTTCAAGCTTCTGGTGCAGCTTTGATGATGCCATTATTAATGAACGTCATGCTCGCTGCATTTCCTGTTGAAAAACGAGGATCTGCAATGGGTGTATTTGGTTTAGTAATGGTCGTTGCGCCGGCAATTGGTCCAACACTTTCGGGGTTTATCGTTGAGCATTATTCATGGCGTGTCCTTTTTTGGATCGTGTTACCTGTAGCATTGGTCCCATTATTGCTAGGTATTTTTAAATTGAAAAACTTAACATTCCAAGATCGAAAAATTTCACTTGATAAAGCTTCACTTGCACTTTCAAGTTTAGGGTTCGGAGGAGTGCTATACGGGTTTAGTTCGGCTGGGACATTAGGCTGGAATAGTCTTACAGTGATAGTAACAATCACTGTCGGAATTGTATCATTAATTATTTTTGGTTTGCGTCAATTGAAATTGGATGAACCCCTATTGGAAATTCGGATTTATAAATACCCAATGTTCGCTTTGTCTTCTGCTATTTCAATCGCGTTATCAATGTCTATGTTCTCGGCAATGATTTTAATGCCGATTTACATTCAGACCATTAAAGGGATTTCGCCAATTGATTCGGGATTGCTTATGTTACCAGGAGCTTTAATCATGGGCTTCATGTCGCCTGTGACAGGTCGTTTATTTGATCGATTTGGTGCAAAAGTATTAGCAATACCTGGACTTTCACTTGTTGTTATCACGACTTATATGTTCAGCCAATTAAGCTTGGATTCCAGTTACGTCAACATCATGTTGATTTACACGGTGCGGATGCTCGGAATTTCAATGGTTATGATGCCTGTCATGACAAATGGGTTAAACACTTTGCCTATTAAAGCTTATCCACACGGAACCGCAATCAATAATACGTTGCAACAAGTAGCAGGTGCTGTAGGATCCGCGTTCTTGATAACTATCATGAACACGCGAACTTCTTCTGCTGCAAAAACATTAGCAGCAAACGGAACCACACCAGAAGATATTCAACACTTGGCGATGCTTGACGGCATTAACTTTGCATTTTTCGTTTCTACGTTTATTGCGCTCGTGTCGTTAATTTTGGCGTTCTTTATTAAGAAACCAGTAAGACCGGTGACGGAAGCTGAAAAAGAAATTGTTTATAGACGAACAGAAGTCACCGAATAA
- a CDS encoding DEAD/DEAH box helicase, which yields MTFINELSPVWKEKWEKAGFETAMPIQDQMIPEMLAGNDIVAESPTGSGKTLAYVLPILERVNPEKPAIQAMIVAPSQELSMQIVNVLRDWTEGTDVTVTQLIGGANMQRQLEKLKKKPTIVVGTPGRLNELVKTKKLKMHEVRILVLDEGDQLMAREHRNIMKDLIEKTQHDRQLVLVSATITEEIELVAERLMQHPTRLQVTAKDLPMFGKVTHSFIKVDERDKTELLRSISHIPGMKALAFVNNLDQLLMKENKLKFRDAKIVTLHSEMKKDERKKALDAFRKGEVAVLIATEVAARGLDIDLVTHVVHVDVPQTIEQYLHRSGRTGRAGADGEVLTLLAYADERHYKKFTKELPSKPVQKIVHGGKLIEGSSKTIAAKGNKR from the coding sequence ATGACTTTTATAAATGAACTAAGTCCGGTATGGAAAGAAAAATGGGAAAAGGCAGGATTTGAAACGGCTATGCCGATCCAAGATCAAATGATTCCTGAAATGTTGGCAGGTAATGATATCGTTGCCGAATCTCCTACAGGTTCTGGTAAGACTTTGGCATATGTTTTACCGATACTTGAGCGAGTGAACCCAGAAAAACCGGCAATTCAAGCCATGATTGTTGCTCCTTCGCAAGAACTATCGATGCAAATCGTTAATGTTCTGCGTGATTGGACAGAAGGAACAGACGTAACCGTTACACAATTGATTGGTGGAGCAAACATGCAGCGTCAATTAGAAAAGCTTAAGAAAAAACCTACAATCGTAGTAGGTACACCAGGACGCTTAAATGAATTAGTCAAAACGAAAAAGCTGAAAATGCATGAAGTCCGTATATTAGTATTGGATGAAGGAGATCAGCTCATGGCACGTGAGCACCGCAACATTATGAAAGACTTGATTGAAAAAACACAGCATGATCGTCAATTGGTTCTTGTATCCGCAACCATTACAGAAGAAATCGAACTCGTTGCAGAACGTTTAATGCAACATCCGACACGTCTTCAAGTAACTGCAAAAGATTTGCCGATGTTTGGCAAAGTGACGCATTCGTTCATTAAAGTGGATGAGCGCGATAAAACGGAACTTTTGCGTAGCATTTCGCATATTCCAGGCATGAAAGCTTTAGCGTTTGTTAATAACTTAGATCAATTGCTTATGAAAGAAAATAAGTTAAAGTTCCGTGATGCTAAAATTGTGACATTGCACTCTGAAATGAAAAAAGATGAGCGTAAAAAAGCACTTGATGCTTTTCGTAAAGGCGAAGTAGCTGTTTTGATCGCGACAGAAGTGGCAGCACGTGGATTAGACATTGATTTAGTGACGCATGTTGTTCATGTAGATGTTCCGCAAACGATTGAGCAATATTTGCATCGTTCAGGAAGAACAGGAAGAGCTGGAGCAGATGGTGAAGTATTAACCTTACTAGCGTATGCAGACGAACGGCATTACAAAAAATTCACAAAAGAATTGCCTTCTAAGCCTGTTCAAAAAATCGTCCACGGTGGAAAGCTGATTGAAGGATCTAGCAAAACCATTGCGGCAAAGGGGAATAAACGATGA
- a CDS encoding aminopeptidase yields the protein MNFQEKLEQYAELTVYVGLNVQKGQVVVINTTTDTLEFTRLVVKKAYEAGAKRVQVNYEDPVLTRTHFELAPEDAFEEFPEWSVVQRDEVINTGGSFLWIDAEDPDLLTGIPAKRLANWQKTAGKALVRYRQAVGSDKVAWSIVAIPSPKWAQKVFPDLPAEQQMASLWQAIFKTVRIGEGNAVEAWNNHIALLERRATQLNDKRYVKLQYSSPGTELTIELPNKHIWMTGASKTPQGNAFIANMPTEEVYTVPLKHGVDGTVRNTKPLVYQGNVIDGFTLTFAKGKIVDAIAETGQELLNELITADEGATFLGEVALVPHHSPISDSNILFYNTLFDENASNHLAIGDSYPTCYEGARDLEHNQLTALGLNTSLVHEDFMIGSEHMDIDGITADGSKEPIFRKGNWAF from the coding sequence ATGAACTTTCAAGAAAAGCTGGAGCAATATGCTGAACTAACGGTTTATGTGGGATTAAATGTTCAAAAAGGACAGGTTGTTGTTATTAATACAACAACCGATACACTAGAATTTACACGACTTGTTGTAAAAAAAGCGTACGAGGCTGGAGCCAAACGTGTTCAAGTTAATTACGAAGATCCGGTACTAACACGGACTCATTTTGAGTTAGCACCAGAAGATGCTTTTGAAGAGTTTCCTGAATGGTCTGTGGTTCAGCGTGATGAAGTGATCAACACAGGCGGGAGTTTCCTTTGGATTGATGCAGAAGATCCAGACTTGTTAACAGGCATTCCAGCAAAGCGGTTAGCTAATTGGCAAAAAACGGCTGGGAAAGCATTAGTGCGTTATCGTCAGGCAGTTGGATCTGATAAAGTAGCTTGGTCGATTGTAGCGATTCCTTCACCAAAGTGGGCACAAAAAGTATTTCCAGATTTACCAGCTGAGCAACAAATGGCATCTTTATGGCAAGCTATTTTCAAAACGGTACGTATTGGTGAAGGAAATGCTGTAGAAGCATGGAACAACCACATTGCGTTATTAGAACGACGTGCGACTCAATTAAACGACAAACGTTATGTGAAATTGCAATACAGCTCACCTGGAACAGAGCTAACGATTGAACTTCCAAACAAGCATATTTGGATGACAGGTGCGTCAAAAACACCTCAAGGCAATGCGTTTATCGCGAACATGCCAACGGAAGAAGTTTATACAGTTCCTTTAAAGCATGGAGTAGATGGCACAGTTCGGAATACTAAGCCTCTAGTTTATCAAGGCAATGTCATTGATGGCTTTACGCTGACTTTTGCAAAAGGCAAAATTGTTGACGCGATAGCGGAAACGGGACAAGAACTTCTTAATGAACTGATTACAGCAGATGAAGGAGCAACTTTTCTAGGTGAAGTGGCATTAGTGCCTCATCACTCTCCGATTTCTGATTCCAATATTTTATTTTACAATACGCTGTTTGACGAAAATGCGTCAAATCATTTAGCTATAGGTGATTCGTATCCAACTTGTTACGAAGGAGCACGCGATTTGGAACACAATCAATTAACGGCGCTTGGCTTGAATACATCTCTAGTTCATGAAGATTTTATGATTGGCAGTGAACACATGGATATTGACGGCATTACAGCTGATGGTTCAAAAGAGCCCATCTTCCGCAAAGGGAATTGGGCATTCTAA
- a CDS encoding SGNH/GDSL hydrolase family protein yields the protein MKKIWIAALTGFLLFSGSMAAQASVRIPAAYVAIGDSLAAGQTPKRQIDTGYADLIAQELMRNQPVAFYSKNLAFPGFTTEDVLESIQSDEAKEVLASANIITISAGANDLLRLVQNDPKQGSLTFQQRQVDFALNKARENMDLILAKLKENSPDATVYVIGYYFAYPHVRDNQKTGTAKQLDLLNKILKQSAEKVGAVFVSVDQSFGTDAVDKVPNPADVHPNLNGYQAMANAFFSEYQDAWTIQDNELPSLNPLSFEEIIAAQDQEDPKKPEDDKKAEETAARSSDQSLNGYLALRQAIPIS from the coding sequence ATGAAGAAGATTTGGATTGCGGCACTGACTGGGTTTTTGCTGTTTAGTGGTTCAATGGCTGCTCAAGCTTCAGTGAGGATTCCGGCAGCTTACGTAGCCATTGGTGATTCACTAGCAGCGGGTCAAACACCTAAACGCCAAATAGATACAGGATATGCTGATTTAATTGCTCAAGAACTGATGCGTAATCAACCTGTTGCGTTTTACTCAAAAAACTTGGCGTTTCCAGGTTTCACTACCGAAGACGTTTTAGAGAGTATTCAAAGTGATGAAGCCAAAGAAGTATTGGCGTCAGCCAATATAATCACTATCTCGGCAGGGGCGAATGACTTACTGCGTCTCGTTCAAAATGATCCGAAACAAGGCTCGCTGACGTTTCAACAACGTCAAGTAGACTTTGCTCTCAATAAAGCACGAGAAAATATGGATTTGATTTTGGCTAAACTTAAAGAAAACTCACCAGATGCTACCGTTTATGTAATCGGTTATTATTTTGCTTATCCACACGTTCGTGATAACCAAAAAACAGGGACTGCTAAACAGTTAGATCTTTTGAATAAAATTCTTAAACAGTCAGCTGAAAAAGTAGGCGCTGTTTTTGTATCGGTAGATCAATCGTTTGGCACGGATGCTGTAGACAAAGTTCCCAATCCAGCAGATGTCCATCCCAACTTAAATGGGTATCAAGCAATGGCAAATGCATTTTTTAGTGAATATCAAGATGCGTGGACGATACAGGATAATGAATTGCCATCGCTAAATCCATTGTCTTTTGAAGAAATTATAGCAGCACAAGATCAAGAAGACCCAAAAAAACCAGAAGATGACAAGAAAGCTGAAGAAACAGCAGCTCGATCTTCTGATCAAAGCTTAAACGGTTATTTAGCATTGAGACAAGCCATCCCTATTAGCTGA
- a CDS encoding M20 family metallopeptidase: MIELLKELIKIQSDTKEGANKALRYCANWLTEKGENVTVHDNKGYLMLTAVKGQGTETIIWNGHVDVVPGHEEQFVPFEQQGRLYGRGSADMKAGVAAMMQAFVKLNSAKLTRNVQLHIVTDEEIGGRNTSKWLVEQGFHGDFVICGEPTGLKVGLQSKGILRMDMTFKGQPAHGSRPWEGINAIESAMTFHQAITNLPFRKESTEYYDQPSVNLPIIKAGDRYNVVPEICEMSYDIRFMPGQDKEEIVRQLVDLAKNLDIDMEYKASGSTPALTTTKENPYIQSLQKAILTITDEKAILFGQHGAADTRYYAAVTGGEGAIEFGPSGEDWHGNAEYVLISSVHAYKNILLAHAQSTE; the protein is encoded by the coding sequence ATGATTGAATTGTTAAAAGAACTAATCAAAATACAAAGTGACACAAAAGAAGGAGCCAATAAAGCGCTTCGCTATTGCGCCAATTGGTTAACAGAAAAAGGAGAAAATGTCACTGTTCACGACAACAAAGGGTATTTAATGCTGACAGCAGTTAAAGGGCAAGGAACCGAGACGATTATTTGGAATGGTCATGTCGATGTCGTTCCAGGACATGAAGAGCAGTTTGTTCCTTTTGAACAACAAGGACGCCTTTACGGTCGAGGATCTGCTGATATGAAAGCAGGCGTCGCAGCAATGATGCAAGCATTTGTTAAGCTCAACAGTGCTAAACTAACTCGTAACGTACAATTACATATTGTAACGGATGAAGAAATTGGTGGACGCAACACTTCAAAATGGCTAGTCGAACAAGGATTCCACGGTGATTTCGTTATTTGCGGAGAGCCTACGGGATTAAAAGTTGGCTTGCAATCTAAAGGTATTTTACGAATGGATATGACATTTAAAGGACAACCCGCTCACGGCAGTCGACCTTGGGAAGGCATCAATGCGATAGAGTCTGCGATGACATTTCATCAAGCAATCACCAACTTGCCTTTCCGAAAAGAATCTACGGAATACTACGACCAACCTTCTGTAAACTTACCGATTATTAAAGCAGGAGATCGCTATAACGTCGTTCCAGAAATTTGCGAAATGTCGTATGATATCCGTTTTATGCCAGGACAAGACAAAGAAGAAATTGTTCGTCAGCTGGTTGATCTAGCGAAAAATTTAGACATCGATATGGAATACAAAGCGTCAGGATCTACACCTGCACTGACCACAACAAAAGAAAACCCATATATTCAAAGCTTACAAAAAGCGATTTTAACAATAACTGATGAAAAAGCGATTTTGTTTGGCCAACATGGTGCTGCCGATACACGTTATTACGCAGCCGTAACAGGTGGCGAAGGTGCAATCGAATTTGGACCAAGCGGAGAAGATTGGCATGGTAACGCTGAGTATGTATTGATTTCAAGTGTTCACGCATACAAAAACATCTTGCTTGCTCACGCACAATCTACAGAATAA
- the thiT gene encoding energy-coupled thiamine transporter ThiT → MRNKKVLLMTEIAIFAALGFVLDFISFRMPQGGSVSFVMIPIVLIAFRRGVGAGVLTGLLVGLLQIVSGFISVTPLSFGFVILQVLLDYLLAYGVVGLAGIMRAKYIEHAQAKHTGKMLLTIVAGVLIASVLRYFVHVVTGILFFGMFADGNVVIYSIIYNATYMIPVFLLAAFVCSALFAAAPKLVDAKA, encoded by the coding sequence ATGAGAAACAAGAAAGTATTACTAATGACAGAAATTGCGATTTTTGCGGCTCTTGGATTTGTTTTGGATTTTATCTCATTCCGCATGCCTCAAGGTGGATCGGTTAGTTTTGTCATGATCCCAATTGTGTTAATTGCTTTTAGAAGAGGAGTTGGAGCAGGAGTTTTGACTGGGTTATTGGTTGGCTTGCTGCAAATTGTCTCTGGCTTTATCTCAGTGACACCTTTATCTTTCGGTTTTGTCATTTTACAGGTGCTCTTAGATTACTTATTGGCATACGGAGTGGTGGGATTAGCTGGTATTATGCGTGCAAAATATATAGAACATGCACAAGCTAAGCATACTGGAAAGATGCTTCTGACGATTGTGGCAGGTGTGCTGATTGCATCTGTCTTGCGCTATTTTGTCCATGTAGTAACGGGGATTTTGTTTTTTGGTATGTTTGCTGATGGAAATGTAGTCATTTATTCAATTATTTACAATGCTACTTACATGATACCGGTATTTCTGCTAGCTGCTTTTGTGTGCTCTGCGCTTTTTGCGGCAGCACCTAAACTAGTAGATGCCAAAGCTTAA
- the map gene encoding type I methionyl aminopeptidase, whose protein sequence is MIATTEKEIEMLKKAGQMVAEIREAMKAATKVGVTTKEIDELGGKLFEELGGVSGPKAEYDFPGYTCISVNEEVAHGIPGSRLIKDGDIVNIDVSGSYKGYFSDTGISFVVGEGHTEKEKICEAAASAFDRAMTKVKAGAKLNQIGKAVEREAKEQGLFVIKNLTGHGIGKSLHEAPQHILNYYDAWETTILKEGMVLAVEPFISQKSEHIIESGDGWTFITPDQSVVAQIEHTVLVTKGEPILLTKLN, encoded by the coding sequence ATGATAGCAACTACTGAAAAAGAAATTGAAATGTTAAAAAAAGCTGGACAAATGGTAGCTGAAATTCGTGAAGCGATGAAAGCTGCCACAAAAGTTGGCGTGACGACGAAAGAAATCGACGAGTTGGGCGGCAAATTATTTGAAGAGCTTGGTGGCGTTTCTGGACCAAAAGCAGAATATGATTTTCCAGGATATACATGCATCAGCGTTAATGAAGAAGTTGCTCATGGCATTCCAGGGAGTCGCTTAATAAAAGACGGAGATATTGTGAACATCGATGTTTCAGGGTCTTATAAAGGCTATTTTTCTGATACGGGCATTTCGTTTGTAGTAGGAGAAGGTCACACAGAAAAAGAAAAAATTTGTGAAGCTGCCGCTTCTGCATTTGATCGTGCGATGACAAAGGTCAAAGCCGGTGCAAAACTCAATCAAATTGGTAAAGCAGTAGAACGCGAAGCAAAAGAACAAGGGCTGTTTGTTATCAAAAATTTGACGGGGCACGGCATTGGGAAATCGCTTCATGAAGCGCCGCAGCACATCTTAAATTATTACGATGCATGGGAAACAACTATTCTTAAAGAAGGTATGGTGTTAGCCGTAGAACCCTTTATCTCTCAAAAATCTGAACACATTATCGAATCTGGTGATGGCTGGACATTTATCACACCAGATCAATCAGTAGTCGCGCAAATCGAACACACTGTGCTTGTAACAAAAGGAGAACCAATTCTTTTGACAAAACTAAATTAA
- a CDS encoding M3 family oligoendopeptidase, producing MTVHYPEVWDLDSLFPGGSDSRKLRVHMNESVTKLETFEEHVQKFEVPTSKEDASKVFELLEEMNHMMRHLSQSGAFIGCLMAQNTQDKKAGILESEAASLSARFQNSFQKIQQDLSKTDDTVWEELLTKDLLHKFTFILNEWREEAKMLLSEKEESLITALSIDGYHGWSQLYDMLVGEISVTVTVEGEKKTLSVGQANNLSSHKDATVRKESYEKLEEAWTEKEEFFAKTLNSIGGFRLETYKKRGWGNPLQEPLHINRMKQETLDAMWGAISKNKQPFVDYLNQKAQLLGKDGLDWYDVDAPVTESTQQFTYQEGAEFILEQFGKFGPELAQFSKHAFENGWIEAEDRPNKRPGGFCTGLPLSEESRIFMTYSGSMSNVATLAHELGHAFHSYALRPVHSLNRSYAMNVAETASTFAEMIVADAAVKNAQSKDEKIALLEDKVQRSVAFFMNIHSRFLFETRFYEERKNGVVPVARLNELMEEAQNEGFAGGLASTHPHFWASKLHFYITYVPFYNFPYTFGYLFSLSVYAKALEEGSSFEEKYMALLRDTAIMSAEDLAMKHLGEDITQQAFWEKGIALCVQDAEEFISLTSEEA from the coding sequence ATGACAGTTCACTATCCAGAAGTGTGGGACTTAGATTCGCTATTTCCAGGAGGCAGCGACTCTAGGAAATTACGTGTACATATGAATGAGTCTGTAACAAAGCTAGAAACGTTTGAAGAGCATGTCCAAAAATTTGAAGTACCAACTTCAAAAGAAGATGCGTCTAAAGTCTTTGAATTACTTGAAGAAATGAATCACATGATGCGTCACTTGAGTCAGTCGGGTGCATTTATCGGCTGTTTAATGGCACAAAATACACAAGATAAAAAGGCGGGTATTTTGGAAAGTGAAGCGGCTTCGTTATCAGCTCGTTTTCAAAACTCTTTTCAAAAAATCCAACAAGATTTATCAAAGACTGACGATACAGTTTGGGAAGAGCTACTAACCAAAGACCTTTTGCATAAATTCACATTTATTTTAAATGAATGGCGAGAGGAAGCAAAAATGCTGCTTTCTGAAAAAGAGGAAAGTTTGATTACAGCGTTAAGCATTGATGGTTATCATGGCTGGAGTCAACTATACGATATGCTAGTTGGAGAAATTAGCGTGACTGTGACCGTAGAAGGTGAGAAGAAAACTTTATCCGTTGGACAAGCAAACAATTTAAGTTCGCATAAAGATGCTACAGTTCGCAAAGAATCCTATGAGAAGTTAGAAGAGGCTTGGACAGAAAAAGAAGAATTTTTTGCAAAAACCTTGAATTCCATTGGTGGATTCCGTCTGGAAACGTACAAAAAACGTGGGTGGGGAAATCCGCTCCAAGAGCCTTTGCACATAAATCGCATGAAACAAGAAACGCTAGATGCGATGTGGGGAGCTATCAGTAAAAACAAACAACCGTTTGTTGATTATTTAAATCAAAAAGCGCAATTACTTGGCAAAGATGGACTCGATTGGTATGACGTCGATGCACCGGTAACAGAAAGTACGCAACAGTTTACGTATCAAGAAGGAGCCGAATTTATTTTGGAACAATTCGGTAAATTTGGTCCGGAACTAGCGCAATTTTCTAAACATGCATTTGAAAATGGATGGATTGAAGCAGAAGATCGCCCGAACAAAAGACCGGGTGGATTTTGCACAGGGCTGCCATTAAGTGAAGAATCTCGTATTTTCATGACGTATAGCGGATCTATGTCCAATGTTGCGACATTAGCACATGAACTAGGTCATGCCTTTCACTCATACGCCTTGCGTCCAGTCCATTCGTTAAACCGATCATATGCAATGAACGTTGCAGAAACGGCTTCAACATTTGCCGAAATGATTGTTGCAGATGCTGCAGTAAAAAATGCACAGTCTAAAGATGAGAAAATCGCTTTACTAGAAGATAAAGTGCAGCGCAGCGTAGCGTTCTTTATGAATATTCACTCACGTTTTCTTTTTGAAACACGATTTTATGAAGAACGAAAAAACGGTGTTGTTCCGGTAGCAAGATTAAATGAATTGATGGAAGAAGCACAAAATGAAGGATTTGCAGGTGGATTAGCTTCCACGCATCCTCATTTCTGGGCATCTAAGCTTCATTTTTATATTACGTACGTGCCTTTCTATAATTTCCCGTACACATTTGGATACTTATTCTCGTTGAGTGTTTATGCAAAAGCGTTAGAAGAAGGCAGTAGCTTTGAAGAAAAATACATGGCGTTGCTTCGTGATACAGCCATTATGTCTGCAGAAGACTTGGCAATGAAGCATTTGGGTGAAGATATTACACAGCAAGCATTCTGGGAAAAAGGAATTGCCTTGTGTGTCCAAGACGCCGAAGAATTTATATCACTGACATCTGAAGAGGCTTAA
- a CDS encoding GNAT family N-acetyltransferase: MNLLFEGQTCYLRSLAIEDAEEMVQLLVRNREYWSVYEPTHRDSYFTAAVQREKIRESIYQARENREYSVGIFEHETNKLVGHISVYGIKRIPFLSALIGYSIDEAYIGKGIATEAVQLMTVCVFEQLRLHRVEAYVSPENVGSIRVLEKTGFRQEGLLKEFLYINGEWKDHYYYAMIEGEF, encoded by the coding sequence ATGAATTTGCTTTTTGAAGGACAGACTTGTTACTTACGTAGTTTAGCGATTGAGGATGCAGAAGAAATGGTTCAATTGCTGGTACGAAACCGTGAGTATTGGTCTGTTTATGAACCAACTCATCGAGATAGCTATTTCACAGCAGCCGTTCAGCGAGAGAAAATCCGTGAATCTATTTATCAAGCACGAGAAAATCGAGAGTACAGCGTGGGTATTTTTGAACACGAAACTAATAAGCTAGTTGGCCATATTTCTGTATATGGCATAAAACGAATTCCTTTTTTAAGTGCTTTAATAGGCTATTCGATTGATGAAGCCTATATTGGTAAAGGAATTGCGACCGAAGCCGTGCAGCTGATGACGGTTTGCGTTTTTGAACAGCTCCGACTTCACCGTGTAGAAGCCTATGTGTCTCCTGAGAACGTTGGGTCTATCCGAGTGTTAGAGAAGACAGGATTTCGTCAAGAAGGCTTGCTGAAAGAGTTTCTTTATATTAATGGCGAATGGAAAGATCATTATTATTACGCTATGATTGAAGGAGAGTTTTGA